The region TTACACGGCATTTAATAACTAAATTGGTATAATTTAAAGTTACCAGTTTATTTACAAATACTTATTGGGAATCTTTTTTTGTCAACAATCCAAAAACATTTAAGAAAATAGAAATCAATAACAACACCCAGGGAGTTCCATGCAAAAAGACATCAAACCAATCTTGTGGTTTCATACCGTTTTCAGCAGAAAAGGCATTTCCTCCTAAAATCCATTGAATTTTACCCCAAATATGAGGTGGATTAAAAGGTGCTAGCCCTAATGTTAAACTTGCGATTAAGAAAAGTTTCCAGTTATTTTTAAGTTGATTTATCATTTTTTCTAAGTGTATAGCTTTTGTAGATTGAAAAGATAAGGCCAAGTATCGTATGAAAAACAACACAGATTATCAGCCTAAAAAATACTCCTAAATCATATTCATCATGACCCCAAAAATAATCTTTTCCTAAAATATTTACGGAAAAATATGGTAATAAGTATAATATTAAAAAAAGCATACAAATACCGATATTTCCAACAGGATAACAAGTAAACACTATACGTCCATAAAATACATATAAAGACAAAAAACAAGGCTATTTCCATATTTTCACAAACTTGCTAAAAGTCCTACCCTTTGGGAAGGATTTAGGATGGGATTTAAATAAACCAATTCCATACCAAACCAAAACGAATGGTAAAATCTCGAAAAGGATAATTGGGTGCAGAAAAGTAGTTCTTTTCAGTAAAACCAGAAGTAACATTATCAACCTTAATGAACAAACGTGTTCTTCTTACTCTAGCATTAAAGAAAACATCAAAAGTAGGGAAGCCAATTTCTTCCTCATTTTGTAAAGTAAATTCTGCTAATAATGGATTGTAAGCATTGACATTGTATTTTGTAAAATACTTAAAAGTAACCCCGATATTCACCAACATTGGTTTTCCCTTAAACCAATTGTCAGTATAATAGAAAGTATTTCTAGTCACAAATTCTGGCACTCTAAAAACAGCACTTCCACTACTAACATTTTGATACATTACTGTATTATCCAAGGCAAATTTCCAAAGTTTAAATTCTCTATTTGCCTTTACTTTAAGGTATATTATTTGATCGGCAGATTGCTGCGGAGTATTATTTTCATCAAAATACGTGTAATTATCAATATTGGTAAAATTTAGACCTGCATTGATCCATTTAGAAGTAAAAGAAAATCCTAAATCTCTTGTATTGACATTGCTAAAATCATTTTGCCAATTGTAAGCATCATAACTACTTTGATGTAATAAAGTATTAAAATTTGGAGATTTTGAGCTGATTAATAAATTACCTTTTAAAGTAAAAACACTTTCTTTTTCGTAAACGGCCTCTCCTTTTAAAAAGTTGCCTGCCAGTCTACCCGCGCCAGGAGTTACAGAGGCATCTGCATTTAATTGAAAGTTTTTAATTTTGGCATTCCAATCGGCTCCAAAAGAAATCGCATTTCCTGCTAATTTTAATTTAGTAATCGCACTATTACTATTCAAAATAGTATCATAACCGTACGAATAATTGGTAAAATTAGCTTTTGCTCTAAACTTACCTAAAACATATTTAGAGTTGAATTCTAAATTAACTTCATTATTCATGATGATACTTTCTGCTATATTGTCTTCGGTACCCGATGCATTTGCAGCTCCAAAAATGTCAGTTCTAACAGTAGCCTGATCAAATCGATAATTTTTAGTTTCATTGGTAAATACATGTCCAATTTTTAAGTTGCTAAAATCTTTATCATTGATGGTATCTTTGCTGGCTAGCAATTTATAGCTATGCTCTATATAAGATCGATTACTATCAAATTGACTTTCCGCATCATTTAAATTTACATCTAACCTAGAACGTTGGTCAAAATTTGGATCTTCATCAATAAAGTTTTGTAGAGCCTCTGTTGTTAATCCTCCATTTTCTTGATGAAAGAAATCTTGTGAAGTTAAATGACCTCTAATTTCATATCGATTTTCTTTCGTTCTGTAGTGAAAAGTACCTCTAAAATTACCATTGCTTACCAAAGCTCTTCTATACGCACCTAAAGAGCGTAACCCTTTATAGGAAAAAGAAACATTCAATCTTTCGGAAAAATTTAGAGTAAAAAGTGCATCTAATACTTGCCCTTGCTGCAAACCTGTTCTGTATAAAATTTCTGTGGTTGTTGTAGGAACTTCGTAATATTTAATGTCTTCTATATCAAAATAACTCACTTGTTTTGCAGTAAAACCAATGTCTGGTAATTTTTTTAGATTGTTAAAACTGTACCCTAAGTTCGTGAAAGTTTGCCCTTGATTATGAAAACCTAAAAGTTCAAAATTATCCGTTCTTAAATAATTGAATTTGTACTCCTTTTGTAAGGTTAAAGTGGTATCGATATACGTTGTATCTCTGTTATGAGAGAATATTTTATAATCGGTATATTTTGTTTTTCCTGATAAAATAACCTTTTTAGCCCCCGTAGTTCTTATGGTGTCTATTTCACCATTTTCGTTGATAAATGTATTTTCTCTTTTTTCGTTTCCACTTAATTTTCTCTGACCATATAGAGTGCTCAGCGCAAGGATAAAACAACAAAAGGATAAAACAATTCTTTTTTTCATTCTAAATTTAAACAAAAGCAAATGTAAAATAATAAAACGAAATGAATTGTTAATACTTATAATGAAATCGGTTAATTTAAAAATGAGTTTTAAACTTTTTTAAAGCGATGGAAGTAGTGATCTTCTTTTGAAATTGAAGTCCAACTAGATTGGTGAATAGGAATCTAATAGAAAAAGTTTTCTTTTCTTTGTAAGATGTTAAAATCAAATTTTAGTGGCTTTTCTTTAGAAGCAGGCACAGACGAAGCCGGAAGAGGTTGTTTGTCAGGGCCGGTGGTTGCTGCAGCAGTAATTTTACCAAAAGATTTTTCGCATGTTTTTTTAAATGATTCTAAACAATTATCAGAAAAAAAGAGAGAATCCTTAAGGCCTATTATTGAAGAAAATGCGCTAGCTTTTGCAGTTTCTTTTGTTTGGCAACAAGAAGTGGATGAAATAAATGTGTTGCAAGCTTCTATAACTGGCATGCATAGAGCCGTTGAACAGCTAAAAATTACGCCAGAATTTATCATTGTTGATGGAAATAAATTTAAGAATTTTAAAGAAATTCCGCATGAAACGATTGTAAAAGGAGATGCAAAATACTTGAGTATTGCTGCGGCCTCCGTGTTGGCAAAAACCTACAGAGATGATTATATGGCAAAGATTCATCAAGAATACCCAATGTATAATTGGAAAAAAAACAAAGGTTACCCAACCAAAGAGCACAGAAATGCCATTCGTGAGTTTGGGCCAAATCTACATCATCGAAAAACATTTAGATTGCTGCCAGAACAATTAAAATTGAAAATTTAATCATTTTTTTCTTTAGTTTGTGCAAACTTCATGACTCTCAGGGTGATAGTTTTTTTACAGAAATTCAGAGGGACAAATTGTGACTTTTTCTTAAGAGAATTATCTAAATAATTCTTCAATTATAAAATAACTTCAACTATTTTTACCATCCAAAATTTCATATGATGATAAAAAAAACGCGTGTAGAAATTACGAAATGTATCCTTCATAAAGTAGCCAATAAATTTAATAGCGGACGCAATGTGTTCTCGGAAGATTTAATTCGTTTTGATCAAGAAAGTTACGACTTGATGAAGAATTTTTTACTAAAACCTTTTGGGAGTTTAACGCAGAGTTACCGTTTTTCTCATCATGCAGATGTGCGTTTAAATGAATTAAATAATTACGCTTCAGAAGTATTTAAAGAAGAAAGTTCGTTTGTAGAATACTCTAAAAATATGGTGAATCATTTGTATGAACAATCTAATTCCGCACAAATAAAAACAGGCGATGTCATCGTTGTTCTTATTGAAGGGATAGAGTATAAAGATGTGTTAACAGAAGCTATTGGCATTTTTAAAATTGAAAATAAAGTTGATTTTTTTCAGACTTATTTAGATGATAATGAGAGTTTTGATGTCGTAGTTCAAAAAGGAATATCAACCAAAAAAATAGATAAAGGTTGTTTAATTTTAAACACTTCGGATACAGAAGGAACGGTGGTGCTTTCTGTGGATAATAACAATTATGATGCACAATATTGGATTAAAAATTTCTTGAGTGTAAAACTAGCGGATGATTATAATTCGCACACACAAAACTATTTAGAATTGTGTAAGGAATTTTCAGAGGAGGTGATTAAACCAGAATTAGGCATGCACGAACAAGGGAATTTTTTAGCTAATACAGTAGATTATTTTAAGGAAAATGAATCGGTAGATTATGCTACTTTTAAAGATGAAGTTTTTCAGGAAGATGAGCACAAAGAAAAGTTTGATGAATATAAGAAACACTTCGAAACTTTAAATGATGTTTTAATTAGGAATAATTTTGATGTTTCTGGAGTTGTTTTAAAGAAAGAAAAAAGTAAACTAAAAACGGAAATTAAATTAGATACCAACATTAGTATAAAATTAGATGTAGATGCCCCAGAAGCCGCTTCAGAATATTTAGAAAGAGGATATGATGAAGAGAAAAAAATGAAATTTTATAAAGTGTATTTTAACGAAGAAAAGTAAATTCAAACGTCATTAAGAGGAATGAAGCAATCTGTTATTGGTGGACAGATTGCTTTATAAAAGCGCAATAACTTTTTAGGAGTTAATAAACAGATCGACTTTAAACAGTGTTTTAAAGTGCTTTAGTATTTTTTGTTTTACTTCTTCCGTATCTATTTTTTTACCTAACTCAGATTCCATGGATGCGACCGCTTTTCCTTTAATTCCGCAGGGTATGATGTTGTCAAAATAGCCTAAATTGGTATTTACATTTAAGGCAAAACCATGCATAGTTACCCAACGTGAAGAGCGAATTCCTAGAGCACAAATTTTACGAGCAAAAGGAGTTCCAACATCCAACCAAACTCCTGTTTCACCTTTACTTCTATCGCCTTTTAAACCATATTCTGCCATCGTTAAAATGATGGATTCCTCTAACAAACGGAGGTATTTATGAATATCGGTAAAAAAATTTTCTAAATCTAAAATTGGGTACCCAACAATTTGTCCAGGGCCATGATAGGTAATATCGCCACCTCGGTTTATTTTGTAAAAAGTAGCCTCTTTTTCAGCCAATTGCTTTTCGTTTAGTAACAAGTTATTTACATCACCACTTTTACCTAAGGTATATACATGCGGATGTTCTACAAATAAAAAGTAGTTTTTGGTTGCTATTTGTTCATCATTTCGTCGATTAGAAATTTTGACATCCACAATTTCCTGAAGCAATTCAGATTGATAATCCCAGGTTTCTTTATAATCTTGTATTCCAAGATCTTTTAATAGTATATTTTTGTTCATAAGCTCTTTTACAAAGGTAGATATTTCATTGTATTTGAGTCGTTAAATTATATCCAAAAGATACTTTTTTTGTTCATACTCGTTTTAAATATAGAGGAGAAAGGTGCACAACAATTATAGTTAAAGTAAAAAAGACGGGCATATCGTTTACAAGAAAAATAGCTATCAAAAGAAAAAATAACAACTTCTTATGATGAAATTCTATGAAAGAATAGAAGCTTTAGTAGTTACTATGTGGTACTGGGAAAATAAATTACTTTTTTGAAAAACTCTTAATAGGGTTTAAATTTTTATAAAATATAAATACTTGATTATGTTTTTTTTATGATGTTAAGATTTAGGTGAATGAAATTTTTTTATCCAACTTTATAATTGAAGATTCATTATTTCACTATCTTACATCAAATTTAAAAATTATTTTGTTTTCATAAAACCTGGTTCACTATGAAATTTAAAAGTTCCTTATTAATCACTCTTATTATTTTTCTTTCTATTTCAAATACATTGAAAGCACAAGATTTCTGGAAAAAAATAGATAAACAAAATTACAAACATCAAAAAGAAATTTATCAAAAGAAAAACTTTCCTGCAGCATTTGAAATTTTATCAATGGATATAGATGCTTTTTCTAAGAATTTGAAACGTAAGTCTGCTGAGCAAAAAGAAATTATCGAGCTCCCAAATTCAGACGGAAGTTTATCTAAATTCTCTATCAAAGAAACCTCTAATTTTGAAGCTACTTTGCAAGCTAAATTTCCAAATATTACCTCCTATTCGGCACAAGGAATAGACGATCCAACGGCAGTTGCAAAAATTAGTATGGGTACAGATGGTTTTCATGCTGTTATTTTTTCTGGTGTCAAAGAAACCGTTTTTATAGATCCATATTCTAAAGATCATAAAGATTTTATTGTTTACAAAAGAGCTAGTTTATCTAAGGGTAATGAAGATTTTAAGTGCCTAGTAGAAGCATCTGCTAAAAAAGATTTTACTGTTTCAGATTTTAATAAAAATACGAATGATGCAAATTTAAGAACCTATAGACTGGCACTGGCGGGTACTGGCGAATATTCGCAATTTCATTTATCAAGACAAAATGTATCGGATCTTGAAACAGATGCTGTTAAAAAGGCGGCAGTTTTATCTGCCATGAACACTTCAATGACAAGAGTTAATGGTATTTTTGAAAGAGATGTTGCAGTAAGATTTATAATTGTTGGTAATAATGACCAACTTATTTTTTTAGATCCTGATACAGATAACTTATCAAATAATAATACAGATGCTTTAATTAATGAAACTCAATCAATTTGTGATGACATCATTGGCACTTTAAACTATGATATTGGGCATACTTTTAGTACTGGTGCCGGAGGATTAGCGGGTTTAGGGGTGGTTTGTTTAGCAAACCAAAAAGGAAGAGGAGTTACAGGTATTGGATCCCCTGTAGGCGACCCTTATGATGTAGATTATGTATCGCATGAAATAGGGCATCAATTTGGTGCAAATCATACATTTAATAATTCTTGTAGTAACAATAGAAATAGTTCCACAGCAATCGAACCAGGAAGTGGGTCCACTATAATGGCGTATGCAGGAATTTGTCCGCCTAATGTTCAGAGCAGTGGTGACGACTATTTTCATTCGGTAAGTATCACAGAAATGCTTCATATTATTGAATCTTCTGGGGATTGTGCCGTTTTAAGCGATACGAATAATACTGCTCCAATAGCCAATGCAGGATTGGATTTTAGTATTCCTAAATCTACACCTTTTGTTTTAAAAGGAACTGCTATCGATGCAGAAGGAGTTGAAAGCTTAACCTATAATTGGGAGCAAATAGATAGTGAAAGCGGAACAATGCCTCCAGAGTCGGGGAGTGGCGAAGGTCCTATGTTTAGGTCTGTGCCTTCTCAAAATGTTCCTTATAGATATATGCCAAATTTAAGTACGGTTTTAGAGAATAGTACCGCTTCAACTTGGGAAGTTTTACCTTCAGAAGCAAGAGAACTTAATTTTTCTTTTTTGGTTAGAGATAATCATTCAAGAGGGGGAGGTACGTCAAGAGATGATATGAAAGTGGAAGTTGTAGATGCACCACCTTTTATAGTAACCTCACAAAACACAGAAGAAACTTTTAATGCTGGGCAAACAATTTCTGTTACTTGGAGCAAAGGAATTACAGATATTGCGCCAATAGATTGTAAAAATGTTCATATAAAATTATCTGTTGATGGCGGACTTACGTTTCCAATATTTTTAAAAGCGAACACACCTAATGATGAATCAGAAGAGGTGTTAATACCTAATAATGCCACAGCAGATGCAAGAATTATGGTTGAAGCTGCAGATAATATTTTTTATAATGTGAATACTTCGAAGTTTAGTATTGTTTCATCGACACCAACTTTTTTAATGGTAGATAAAACGGGTGAACAAGCGGTTTGTAATGACGAAAGTCAAAGTAGTAGTTACACCATAAATTTCGATTTTATAAATGGTTTTGAAGAAGTGGTCACTTTAAGTGCCACAGCAAATCCAGAAGGTTCGACTGTAACATTTAATCCTGCAACAATTTCGGCAAATGGCGATGTAATCGTAACAGTTTCTAATTTAGATGGCAAAGAAGCCAAAAACTACGATATTAATATTATTGGCACTGCAGCAACTGTTACTCAAAATGTGGATGTAACTTTAAATTTAAAAAGTGCCACGTTTAACCCCGTAAATTTATTATTCCCAGCAAATGGAGCAACAAATGTTTCTTTGGATGAAATTTTAAGATGGGATGAGGATGAAAACCCATCATCATATGAGGTAGAAATAGCATCTGATACTAGTTTTAACACCATTTTTTCTAGTGGAAATGTGGAAAGGAACTCTTATAGTTTGACAAATTTAGTTCCAGACACCCAATATTTTTGGAGGGTGAAACCTATAAATGATTGTGGAGAGGGCGCTTATTCGGACATCTTCAGTTTTACTACAGAATCTTGTACTGCTTGTGTGTCGTTTGGAAACACTGATTTCGAAACAAGTACTACTTTAGTGCAATTTAACACCATCAATAATATTTCAGCTAAACCAGACGAATTCGGCGAACGAAGTGGATATAGCGATTATACAGCCATAAATACCACTGTAAAATTAAACGAAAGCCATGCTTTAACCGTCAACTTAAATACAGATGGGGATTGGAGAGTGCAAGTGAAAGTTTGGATAGACTGGAATCAGAACTGTAGTTTTGATGATGCTGGTGAAGAGTATGATCTCGGATTTGCACAAAATACTGAAAATGGTGCGACTGATTTAAGTGGTCTGGTTATTACTGTTCCAGCAGGGGCTATTTTGGGTAATACGATTATGAGGGTTTCTAGTCGATATACGGGAGATTATTTTATTACCTATCCAACTTCCTGTGAGCAGGATTTTGATGGAGAAGTAGAAGAGTATACTATCATTGTAGAAGATGCAACAGCCTCTATTGATGATGTTGCTTTTGATGGGTTTAATGTATTTCCCAATCCGACGAAAGGAGATTTTACCTTAACCTTGCAAGTAGTGGATACGGATAAAGTTTCAGTACAATTATATGATGTTAGAGGGCGTTTAATTGACGAAAAAAAATATTATAATACTTTTGTAAATTTCTCTGAAAATATCTTTTTTGAGAAAGCCTCTAAAGGATTGTATTTGTTAAAAGTTACGAATGGAACGAAACAAACAACAAGAAAACTGATGATAAAATAAAAGTTTATAGAACTTAAAAAGCCTCATTTAATACTGATATGAACTCAGATTTAGATGAGGCTTTTTTTTGATGTTTATTTTCTTATCCTAAAAAAGGATATTTGTAATCGGTTGGTGTTACAAACGTTTCTTTAATCAATCTAACAGACGTCCAACGCAATAAGTTTTGAGCAGAACCTGCTTTGTCATTTGTGCCAGAAGCTCTTGCTCCTCCAAATGGTTGCTGTCCAACAACGGCCCCTGTTGGTTTGTCATTGATATAAAAGTTTCCTGCAGCATTTTCTAATGCTTTCGATGCTTTTTCAACAATGTATCTATCCTTAGAAAAAATGGCTCCCGTTAAAGCATATTCCGTAGATTCATCAACTAACTTTAAGGAAGCTTCCCAAGCTTCATCTTCATATACAAAAATGGTCATTACAGGGCCAAATAACTCTGTTGTCATCGTTGCGTATGTTGGAGATTTTGCTAAAATCACAGTAGGTTCAATAAAGTAACCTACAGATTTATCGTGGTTTCCACCAACTATAATTTCTGCATCTGCATCCACTTTTGCAGCATCAATAAAGCTAGCAATTTTATCAAAAGAGCCTTCATGAATTACAGCGTTTACAAAATTATTAGGGTCTTCTGGAGACCCCATTTTAATTTCGTTGGTTTGTTGAATTACGTGCTCTTTTACCTCTTCCCATAAAGATGCAGGAATATAAGCTCTTGAAGCAGCAGAACATTTTTGACCTTGATATTCAAAAGAACCTCTTACAATTGCGGTTGCAACTTGCAAAGGATTCGAAGAATTATGTACCCAGATAAAATCTTTTCCACCTGTTTCTCCAACAATTCTTGGGTAGGTTTTATAGGTATGAATGTTGTTTCCTATTTGTTTCCAAAGATTTTTAAAAACATGTGTAGAGCCTGTAAAATGCAATCCTGAAAAATCTGGAGAAGCCAAAATAGTGTCAGAAATCATGACAGGGTCTCCGTAAACTACATTGATAACGCCATCTGGTAACCCCGCTTCTTTAAATAAATCTACAATTACTTGTGCAGAATATGCTTGATGATCAGAAGGTTTCCAAACAACAACATTACCCATTAAAGCTGCTGCGGCAGGTAAGTTTGCGGCAATAGATGTAAAGTTAAAAGGAGAAATTGCATATACAAATCCTTCTAAAGGTCTGTACTCAACTCTGTTCCATATTCCTGGAGCAGATGCTGGCTGATCTTTAAAAATATCTGTCATGTATTGTACATTAAACTTAAAGAAATCGATCATTTCGCAGGCAGCATCAATTTCTGCTTGATGTACATTTTTAGACTGCGCAATCATCGTAGCCGCATTCATTTTGGCTCTGTATGGACCTGCTAATAATTCAGCTGCCTTTAAGAAAATGGTAGCTCTCTCTGTCCAAGAAACGCTAGACCAAGCTTCTCTAGCAGCCAAAGCTGTAGAAATTGCTTCATCAACATGGGTCTTATCAGCAATGTGATATTGACCAACAATATGTTTATGGTCATGAGGAGGGGTAATATTTTTTGTGTTTCCTGTTCTAACTTCAACACCATTAATATGCATAGGCACATCAATATTGCTATGAAACATCGATTTATAGGTTGCTAACAACTCTTCTCGTTCGGGAGAACCAGGAGCATATCCTTTTACGGGTTCGTTTACTGCTGTTGGAACATTAAAAAATCCTCTTGCCATATTTGTGTGTTTTAAAATTTGATTCTACTTATTTTGAAAGGCAAAGTTACAAATTTTATCAATCGATTTCGGAACTTTAGAGGCTAAATTTATAGATGTTTACGGACACTAAATTGCAATACAATTTAAAAAAATTAAAATTTTTGTTTTCTGAAATAGGAAATAATTTTTTTAGAAAAAAGTAGGGTAGAGGTTTCATTTCTTTTAACCTCTAGAATTTTTTTCGATCATATAGAACTTATATAACGAGCACTTTTGGTTTTTTAAATTGCAAGTTACAGCTACATTTAAAAAAGTATAGAAGAAACGATACATAGAAATGAGACTCCAATTCTAGATACAACCAGTTTAAATTAAGTCACAATAATCTACAATTGTTTCAAAGCGTCCTTGCTGATAAACTTTTTTTTTAGGGTACTAATTAATACAAATAGTTCGCTATAGTATTCTGTAGATTTTTTTTGCAACAAAATATTCTTGGTCATTAGCAAAAACACTTTTTTTTAAATTTTTAGTGTAGACTATTTTCCGTCCTCAGGTAAAGGTGAAATCATAATGTGCGCTTTATGGGTTCCAGGATTCATAATCCAAGGGTGATTTGAAGCCAATGGAGACGCTGGCAAACCCGTAGATTCTGTTGTTGCCCAAGGCATATAGACAACATAACGAAGTTGAGCACCTCTAACTTTTGAAGTTTTAGGGTCGTACAAGGTTTTTGCTCCATAATATACGTGCAAGGTGGCTCCGGGCGTTATTTTAAGTTTGCCTGATTTCATTTCTAATTCGCGGGTTTCAAAAATTTCTTGTCTCGTTTTACCTGCTGCTTTTAAGGCTCTTCCTCTTGCCATAAAAGGTTCTAAGTCTTTGTGATAACATGCGGCATTAAATCCCTCTTGATTTGGGTTGTCTGCAATAACAATAAATTCATTATCCCCCTCTTTCAAGGTAACAAATTCACCCGCCATATTGTAACCAATAACTTTACACCCTGATCTGCTTTCTTCTGGAGCCGCCATTAATGCTGTTGCGATTAAAGCAGTATCTGTATCAATTGGCTTTAATTGGCTGGTACTTTCATTGGATGTGCTTTCTGATAAACTTTTGCTTACAGAAGATTCTTGAATGGGTGTTTTTGATTTTTTTGAAGAATTGCAAGAAATCAGCATTCCCGCAAAAACAAGCACTATAGTAATATATTTCATATTTGATTATTTTTTTTCATGCACCCGCTAAAATCAACATTGCATATAAAGGCAATTTACTTGAAATTTTGCTGAATAGCAAACGAGATACTATTGTATCGCATAGAAAATCCAATCTAAAAAAGTATAAAAGAAATGATGAATAAAAATGTAACGCCTATTCCTGCTACAATTGTGTAACTTAAATTTAGTAACAAAAATTTTAGAATTGTTTTAAAGTATCCTTGCTGATAAAACTTTTTCATGGCAATAATTAGATACAATAAAAATAGGACGATAAAAACCCAGATTTCAGGTTTTAATGAGCATAATCTCAATATTAAAAAGATCGTGAACAGCATAAAGAAAACTGTTTGCACATGAAAAACAAAAATTAAATGATCTACATAGGTGTATTTTCTTCGGATGTAAAAAAACCTCAAAAATAACGTAAAAAAAGGTAAAAAGATAAACAAAGCTATGGAGCCATAAGACAATACTTGACTAAAAAATTGCTCTCTGCTCTCCTCACTTTTTGATATTGAGTATAAACTTTTTGCCTTCGTAAATAAAAAACGATTCGTAAAATTTTTTTCATAACCTAAGGAGTCTAAAGCAATATCTATTTTAGAATCTGGATATTTTTTAGCATAATTTGCAAAATCATCTAATCTAGTATCTCCGCCAAAATTAAAATTTATATTGTTGTTATTCCCTTTTAGTTTTGCGGTATCTTTTGCTTCTTTTTTTACTTCCTCTAAAATTTTTTTTCTTGCTACTTCAGGGAGGAAAGATTGTTGTAAATCTTCATCGAGATTTTTTACAATAGAATCTATTTTTTCTTGTGTAAGTTCTATGTCTTTTTTAGAATTATCTTTGTTAGCAATTGAATCTTTGCGAATAACATCATTGATATCTTCTTTTTTTTCATTCGCTAAATTTTCATATTTTTCTTTTGTTTTGGTAAGACCAATAATTAAAAAAAAGACGATAGAAACTGTTAAATAAAAACGAAAGGGATTTGAGTATCGTTCTCTTTTTCCATCAATATAGTCTTTAGAAACTTTACCAGGACTTATTAAAAGAGGAATAATTGTATTCCAAAATTTGGCTTCGAAATTAAAAAGACCATTAAAAACCTCATGAATGAAACTCCAAAAAGTAATTTTGTTACCTTTATTTTTCTGTCCGCAATCAGGACAAAATTTTTCATGTCCTTGAAAAGGATACCCGCAATTTAAACATGCTGGGTCTTTAATTTTAACGACTTTATTTTTAGTTTTTTTTAGTTTGATAATAAAGGAGTTACGAGTTGAAAGGTAGGTATTTGTAC is a window of Polaribacter litorisediminis DNA encoding:
- the lipB gene encoding lipoyl(octanoyl) transferase LipB, yielding MNKNILLKDLGIQDYKETWDYQSELLQEIVDVKISNRRNDEQIATKNYFLFVEHPHVYTLGKSGDVNNLLLNEKQLAEKEATFYKINRGGDITYHGPGQIVGYPILDLENFFTDIHKYLRLLEESIILTMAEYGLKGDRSKGETGVWLDVGTPFARKICALGIRSSRWVTMHGFALNVNTNLGYFDNIIPCGIKGKAVASMESELGKKIDTEEVKQKILKHFKTLFKVDLFINS
- a CDS encoding putative porin, which codes for MKKRIVLSFCCFILALSTLYGQRKLSGNEKRENTFINENGEIDTIRTTGAKKVILSGKTKYTDYKIFSHNRDTTYIDTTLTLQKEYKFNYLRTDNFELLGFHNQGQTFTNLGYSFNNLKKLPDIGFTAKQVSYFDIEDIKYYEVPTTTTEILYRTGLQQGQVLDALFTLNFSERLNVSFSYKGLRSLGAYRRALVSNGNFRGTFHYRTKENRYEIRGHLTSQDFFHQENGGLTTEALQNFIDEDPNFDQRSRLDVNLNDAESQFDSNRSYIEHSYKLLASKDTINDKDFSNLKIGHVFTNETKNYRFDQATVRTDIFGAANASGTEDNIAESIIMNNEVNLEFNSKYVLGKFRAKANFTNYSYGYDTILNSNSAITKLKLAGNAISFGADWNAKIKNFQLNADASVTPGAGRLAGNFLKGEAVYEKESVFTLKGNLLISSKSPNFNTLLHQSSYDAYNWQNDFSNVNTRDLGFSFTSKWINAGLNFTNIDNYTYFDENNTPQQSADQIIYLKVKANREFKLWKFALDNTVMYQNVSSGSAVFRVPEFVTRNTFYYTDNWFKGKPMLVNIGVTFKYFTKYNVNAYNPLLAEFTLQNEEEIGFPTFDVFFNARVRRTRLFIKVDNVTSGFTEKNYFSAPNYPFRDFTIRFGLVWNWFI
- a CDS encoding reprolysin-like metallopeptidase, with the protein product MKFKSSLLITLIIFLSISNTLKAQDFWKKIDKQNYKHQKEIYQKKNFPAAFEILSMDIDAFSKNLKRKSAEQKEIIELPNSDGSLSKFSIKETSNFEATLQAKFPNITSYSAQGIDDPTAVAKISMGTDGFHAVIFSGVKETVFIDPYSKDHKDFIVYKRASLSKGNEDFKCLVEASAKKDFTVSDFNKNTNDANLRTYRLALAGTGEYSQFHLSRQNVSDLETDAVKKAAVLSAMNTSMTRVNGIFERDVAVRFIIVGNNDQLIFLDPDTDNLSNNNTDALINETQSICDDIIGTLNYDIGHTFSTGAGGLAGLGVVCLANQKGRGVTGIGSPVGDPYDVDYVSHEIGHQFGANHTFNNSCSNNRNSSTAIEPGSGSTIMAYAGICPPNVQSSGDDYFHSVSITEMLHIIESSGDCAVLSDTNNTAPIANAGLDFSIPKSTPFVLKGTAIDAEGVESLTYNWEQIDSESGTMPPESGSGEGPMFRSVPSQNVPYRYMPNLSTVLENSTASTWEVLPSEARELNFSFLVRDNHSRGGGTSRDDMKVEVVDAPPFIVTSQNTEETFNAGQTISVTWSKGITDIAPIDCKNVHIKLSVDGGLTFPIFLKANTPNDESEEVLIPNNATADARIMVEAADNIFYNVNTSKFSIVSSTPTFLMVDKTGEQAVCNDESQSSSYTINFDFINGFEEVVTLSATANPEGSTVTFNPATISANGDVIVTVSNLDGKEAKNYDINIIGTAATVTQNVDVTLNLKSATFNPVNLLFPANGATNVSLDEILRWDEDENPSSYEVEIASDTSFNTIFSSGNVERNSYSLTNLVPDTQYFWRVKPINDCGEGAYSDIFSFTTESCTACVSFGNTDFETSTTLVQFNTINNISAKPDEFGERSGYSDYTAINTTVKLNESHALTVNLNTDGDWRVQVKVWIDWNQNCSFDDAGEEYDLGFAQNTENGATDLSGLVITVPAGAILGNTIMRVSSRYTGDYFITYPTSCEQDFDGEVEEYTIIVEDATASIDDVAFDGFNVFPNPTKGDFTLTLQVVDTDKVSVQLYDVRGRLIDEKKYYNTFVNFSENIFFEKASKGLYLLKVTNGTKQTTRKLMIK
- a CDS encoding nucleoid-associated protein — protein: MIKKTRVEITKCILHKVANKFNSGRNVFSEDLIRFDQESYDLMKNFLLKPFGSLTQSYRFSHHADVRLNELNNYASEVFKEESSFVEYSKNMVNHLYEQSNSAQIKTGDVIVVLIEGIEYKDVLTEAIGIFKIENKVDFFQTYLDDNESFDVVVQKGISTKKIDKGCLILNTSDTEGTVVLSVDNNNYDAQYWIKNFLSVKLADDYNSHTQNYLELCKEFSEEVIKPELGMHEQGNFLANTVDYFKENESVDYATFKDEVFQEDEHKEKFDEYKKHFETLNDVLIRNNFDVSGVVLKKEKSKLKTEIKLDTNISIKLDVDAPEAASEYLERGYDEEKKMKFYKVYFNEEK
- a CDS encoding ribonuclease HII, producing MLKSNFSGFSLEAGTDEAGRGCLSGPVVAAAVILPKDFSHVFLNDSKQLSEKKRESLRPIIEENALAFAVSFVWQQEVDEINVLQASITGMHRAVEQLKITPEFIIVDGNKFKNFKEIPHETIVKGDAKYLSIAAASVLAKTYRDDYMAKIHQEYPMYNWKKNKGYPTKEHRNAIREFGPNLHHRKTFRLLPEQLKLKI